The Synechococcus sp. UW69 DNA segment CTCCTGCATTAAATAGTCATAGGTAGTCTTATCAGTGGTTCGGTTTGCCAAGTCAATGATATGGGCAAATGCTTCGATGTTTGTCATGACTAGAATGCAGTTGCCTAGAAATTAGCCTGATTGCTGCTCAAGGGTCGTCTTAAATTCTACCAATGACCAATCATATTGATACGCAAAAATATTCAAACACCTAAGAGCTGATCAATTAATAATTCGCCAATCATTGACAATGAGCATTGCCATGGTATTCACTTAGAACCAAAAGAGAAGAGGCACGCTGGCATGAATCGAATCCACTATCCCCTCATCGCCAATTGTGCTCATGGGAGCTCATCAGCGATACCTAGACAAAGATACATCAGGAAGATAAAACTGCTTATAAGCGTGCATCTTCCTATCTCACGTTAGAGCTTTTGAATAATTCAATTACTCCAAAACCAGCACAGATAAACTCTTGCTCTTATTACTTGATTTCACGATGCAATGTCATTCTGTTGAGCTGCGGGCAGAATTTCATGAGCTCAAGCCTATCGGGAGTATTTCTCCGGTTTTTTGTAGTCGTATAACGGGATACACCTGGCGAGCGTTTTTCGGAAGTTGCAGCTGTCCTGCACTCTGTACATTCAAGAGTGACAACAATTCGAACACCTTTGCTCTTAGCCATGAAAATAAAATTGCAATCAAAACAAAATTGGCTGGACTGACTCTCCGTCGCTCATGAAGAAGAGTCAGCTGTAACCCCAGCTTGATGACCCGGATAAGTCATCGAATTGAAGGTGCCTCGCGAGAACCTTCAAATTTCATCT contains these protein-coding regions:
- the rpmG gene encoding 50S ribosomal protein L33, encoding MAKSKGVRIVVTLECTECRTAATSEKRSPGVSRYTTTKNRRNTPDRLELMKFCPQLNRMTLHREIK